The nucleotide window GGCAGGCCACCCATTTCTAAAGCTTGGCACCTGAAAACCATCATAAATTCCAGGGCCACCATATTCATGAGCCTCGTTATTAGTGGAAGCTCTTCCATATGGTGGGCTTGGAAATATTTCTTGACCTTGCAAGACCTTATGGAATCGGAATGATTCACCAAAGCCTATGCCGGTTGAGGTAATCTCAGAGTGCGCAAGTGACTTTCTGAGACCATTACCTCCAGCAGCAATCCCAGAACCACTAGAACCATGAAAACCCCTCCTTGGTTCAGATGGATGTTGATTCTGACCACCTAAACCACCAAAATGAGTAtcaaaacctaaaatttcttGACCTTGCAAGACCTTCTGGAACCTTAAAGATTCCCCAAAGTCTGATGCTCCAATCCCATctgtaagaagaaaaaaaattcacaatcaaTAAATTATGTTGCAGAGATCGTGTCACAATGGAATGTTCTAATCTGAATGCACGACATACTAGGAACTGGAAATTCTGTTTTTGCTGCAGACAAGCCACTCCTGGCCCTCTTCAAACCAGCTGCCATTAAGCTATGGGAACTTGAAACAGAACCAGATGGCTCGATTTCCCATGGGGAAACCCTGCCATGCTTACTTGTGTCTATATCATCCCACCTtacctgcaagagcaaaagaaaagtttgaaaCCAATATATCCAGTGCTAATGGCGTGAACTTATCACCTAGTAAGTTAGTATTGGCATACTACAGAGCAGAGAAAACATCCTTTGTGATATCTTGGTTAATACAACTTTCAAGGCAGTGAAAAATAACTCAACGAATCTTTGCAGTTCTAAAGACTTGACAGCTACAATAAGCAACACCGATGTCTATGTATGAAACATTAAAAACATTCCTTCATTTCTGAATATGATAGGGTTCGAATAATCAAGACCCTGAGTTTCTATCCACAGGGTTATGAGTAAGGTGTTTTGTTTAACAATTAAGACAAATTTTGTGACAATTACAAAAGCAGATTTATCCGTTCATAGCGTGATTTAGCCAAAAACTGTGCTAACCCCTCAAGACATGTAATGATAAATACAAAGAAGTGTTAGTAATTCATCCTAATTTTAACATGGTGAAGATGTCATACAATTTTCGTTATATTTTGCCCTCTTGTCCAGTGGCCCAAATGCTTCAACTCTTGTCAAAAAAGGCTTACACCAGATTTGTTCATGAAATGGTTTCGCGAATCTTAAATGTAAAATCAACAAAGTAAACATACAAACAACTTACAAGGTGGGGGATCATTTACCCCTaccatatataatattatatattagttTAGAGAACACAGAGTGCGGCAAGAAAGCAGTAATGCATGCTCGTGTAAAAGTTTAAGATACACAAGGTCCAAATgcttttgaagaagaaaaaaaggatatatataGAAAGGCTCTGTTAAAAGTACGTACAACTAGACATCTCCATTTTGAACCAGGCCATCTTACAGGATCCAATTCACTAATTCCAGTTATCAGCCCAGTGTATCTGCCAAAAAGagattttaattaaaatttgagtttaaatCCTTCAACTATGTCAAATTTAAGAATGCCAAACCTTCGCTCTGCTGCATCTTCTGTTTCAAAACGCATTTTGAACCGCATTCCAGGTGAAAAGGAATGATCAAGGGACCTCAAAAATTTACGGGAAGGTATTATGAATTCTGATGAGCTGGCTCTACATGATTAATATGGAAAAATATAGGGAGAATAAGATCCAGAAAGACAGATAGGTCTAAAATCATAACTTTCAAGATTACTTTATGAATATGTCAAATGAATGAGCAGCATATTACCTTGGATTGTAGAAGATGTTAAATGCATTCTTCATGGATATAGCATTCACCACGTCCGTGATAGTGTTATAGTTTAATTGCTGGCTACAAAGAGTTGGATAAGTAGCGGACCCTTTAACCTGGGCTGCCCTTCTAATTCCTAGCCTCAGTTCTCCATCATCACCCCTATTATAAACATTGTATGAGAATCATGAATAAGGGCATCCAAAGTTTCTTGAACCGAAGGATTCATATACCTGAGAAACAGCACTGCATCTCCAGAGACgagcttcttcttgttcacAAATGCACTCCATCCAGTGGTGAGCAAATGCCTTCGTGGCTGCCCTACTCAAGCCAAAtggaaagaagaataaaaaaacagacaaACAATGAATCTAAAACATTCCATTTACAAAGTTCATAATAAAACCCTAATAAGATTGCTATTGTTTCATAAAGAGATAAACCCAAAACTAATGAATACAAAACATGTCATATCTTTTGGCATACCCCTATAAATATGTCTGAACCTCCACTCCAGGCCATGCAGATCCTTTGCTACGAGTTCTTGTGAAGGCCTTTGTTGATTGTAATCCTACAAGCATAACTTAGTTGtctcaaaataaaatacaaacttGTACTTGATTAGACTATGAATCAGTTATAAAAATGATTTCAGGTAATGGAAGTCACCAACAGGTTATGCCAAACTACATGTTGGGGGATAAAATGAACTACAAATACCAGGGGAGGAAAACAATCCTCAGCAGCACGACGAGGGACGGAGAAGCCTCCATGAGTGCTAGTATCAGAAGCAGTAAGGGTTTTGCAGAACATATGGGGTGTGGTTGACTTCCCAATTGCTTCGACATCCTCCTCCTCACCATATGCATCAGTTTCCCCTTCCCGCAGTTTGTGTTCAATTTCCTAATCAGATTAATGCAAAAATGAAGTCACCCCAATCTTCAATAGACACAACATCAGATAATCTCcaagaaaagtaaagaaaacgaaaaaaattgACCCCCAAATGAAATTGAATGCATAATAAGTAGCTGCTTCAAAATGTCATGGAATGACTATCTTGTGTTGTCTGCTAAGAATGCCAATTGCCAAAATGGGATAGAAGGAGACAGACAGATACTAACATATAATCTTTGAAAATGCTAAAGCGGGAAAGAAAGCCAGGGAGAAGGtgaaatttacaaaatttcggttttaaattattttgtttgctGAGAGATGAAATGCACTAGAGTCTACTGTATGGAAGGCTCACATTTCTGAATGACTTTTGACAATTAAACTGAGCTTTAAGTTCCAAAATCACAAATAATAGTACCACCATAAGGAATTTgaaacaacaaccaaaaaaaaaaaaaaaatctattttcAAGCATTTTCTCACAAACCAACCAGAGAATCAAAACCACAACAAAGCCCACCTCACTTTCAGGAACAAGTGAAACCTGCGCATACACATCGTCGGTACCAGTCTCAGCctgtgtaaaaaaaaaaccccagaaAACATGAGAACCCagataacaaaaacaagaaaggcatcaaatttcaccaaaaccccaaaaaccGAAAGCATTGTAGAGAGAGACTCACATGGAGCTTGACATCAACAACGCGACAGAAAAGGTGAGGTGGGAGATTATAAGCCGAAGCTGGAAAATCAGAGACTTGCTCCAAGTGGCCCTGTGGAAGATACACTACCACACTCCCTTTCTTTGGCAGCGAAATCAGTGGGCCCGCACACGCGTGCCACAGCTCCAAGCACACCGAAGCCGAAGCCGAAGCCGAAGCGTCAGAAGCAGAGGAAGTTGAAGACGAACCAGACGACGGCGTTTCCTCGTCCTCCGTTGCACTGTTCAGATCGATTAGACCCCCCATGtgg belongs to Prunus persica cultivar Lovell chromosome G4, Prunus_persica_NCBIv2, whole genome shotgun sequence and includes:
- the LOC18778626 gene encoding auxin response factor 3 — its product is MGGLIDLNSATEDEETPSSGSSSTSSASDASASASASVCLELWHACAGPLISLPKKGSVVVYLPQGHLEQVSDFPASAYNLPPHLFCRVVDVKLHAETGTDDVYAQVSLVPESEEIEHKLREGETDAYGEEEDVEAIGKSTTPHMFCKTLTASDTSTHGGFSVPRRAAEDCFPPLDYNQQRPSQELVAKDLHGLEWRFRHIYRGQPRRHLLTTGWSAFVNKKKLVSGDAVLFLRGDDGELRLGIRRAAQVKGSATYPTLCSQQLNYNTITDVVNAISMKNAFNIFYNPRASSSEFIIPSRKFLRSLDHSFSPGMRFKMRFETEDAAERRYTGLITGISELDPVRWPGSKWRCLVVRWDDIDTSKHGRVSPWEIEPSGSVSSSHSLMAAGLKRARSGLSAAKTEFPVPNGIGASDFGESLRFQKVLQGQEILGFDTHFGGLGGQNQHPSEPRRGFHGSSGSGIAAGGNGLRKSLAHSEITSTGIGFGESFRFHKVLQGQEIFPSPPYGRASTNNEAHEYGGPGIYDGFQVPSFRNGWPAMMQSNNAHVRPSASSVQVSSPSSVLMFQQAMNPGPEFNSVYNGHNQEEQRVIKRTPYVSESDGGKQASSSFCERSFSREDHGGMNSYNQHGISNHPVISQSTFSGSQDAVSPYKGSCRLFGFSLSEEKRVPDRESNSTSTASTLNPGVQFHSKPALMTSAVGITCTKEWAFDWRGERMESCLQG